In Microbulbifer sp. THAF38, the sequence TAGTCCGGATGGATGTCTTAAGGTAGTGAGGGGCTGATCTTCCAAGTTGGTATCTGGAGTTGTTTGGTTGGCCAATTTTCTTAGTAGCTTTTTCATTTGAAGATTATTTGCGGCGAGAGTGAAAAGCTACTTATTAGAATGGGTCCGGTCAAGGTCTTAATTTGAGTCTTGAATTTTGGCGCGATTAATATCTATTATTTTTTTGATATTTCTGTTTTAGCTGCAGAGTAGAAGTAAAGTAAATAAAAATTTATCGGATTTCTTCCTCAGTCCTATTTTCGTATTTAGTTAACAAGGAAAGCATTGTTTAGGTTTAAGCTCTTTACCTTGATTTGCTTGGTAAGAGTTTTGGAAGTGCCATAAAAAAAGCCCCGCCAAATGGCGGGGCTTTCTCTTGAGGCAGGGCTGTTACTTAAACAGTAACTTCCTGGATCTCGGTGGCGGCAATGCGCTTACCTTCTTCGGCAGATTTCTGGAAATCTTCAATCTGGTCGAAGTTCAGGTAGCGGTAGATCTCGCTGGACATGGAATCCAGGTTCTTCGCGTATTCTTGGTACTCGGCCGGGGTCGGCAGTTTACCCAGGATGGCGCCTACAGAAGCCAGTTCAGCGGAGGTCAGGTACACATTGGCACCGTCGCCCAGGCGGTTGGGGAAGTTACGGGTAGAGGTGGACAGTACGGTGCTGTTCGGAGCCACACGCGCCTGGTTACCCATGCAGAGGGAGCATCCGGGCATTTCGGTGCGGGCACCGGCTGCGCCGTAGATGTTGTAGTAACCCTCTTCCATCAGCTGGTGCTCGTCCATCTTAGTGGGCGGAGCGATCCACATGCGGGTGGAGATACCACCTTTGTGTCCCTGCAGCAGCTTACCGGCAGCGCGGAAGTGACCGATGTTGGTCATACAGGAGCCGATGAATACTTCGTCTACTTTGTCGCCAGCTACGTCTGACAGCAGGCGCGCGTCGTCCGGGTCGTTCGGTGCACAAACGATAGGCTCTTTGATATCGGCCAGATCAATCTCGATAACTTCCAGGTACTCTGCGTCGGCATCCGCTTCCATCAGTTTCGGGTTGGCCAGCCACTCTTCCATAGCACGCGCGCGGCGTTCCAGGGTGCGCTTGGAGCCATAACCTTCGGCGATCATCCAGCGCAACAGGGTGATGTTGGAGCGCAGGTACTCGGCCATGGTCTCTTCAGACAGCTTGATGGTACAGCCAGCAGCGGAGCGCTCGGCGGAGGCGTCGGACAGCTCGAAAGCCTGCTCTACGGTCAGGTTTTCTAGGCCTTCGATCTCGAGGATACGGCCGGAGAAGATGTTCTTCTTGCCTTTCTTCTCTACGGTCAGCAAGCCCTGCTTGATGGCGTAAAGCGGAATGGCGTGTACCAGGTCGCGCAGGGTGATGCCGGGCTGCATTTCGCCTTTGAAGCGCACCAGTACAGACTCAGGCATATCCAGCGGCATAACACCGGTTGCGGCGGCGAAGGCTACCAGGCCGGAACCTGCCGGGAAGGAGATACCCATGGGGAAACGGGTGTGGGAGTCACCACCGGTACCTACGGTGTCTGGCAGCAGCATACGGTTCAGCCAGCTGTGGATGATGCCGTCAGCCGGGCGCAGGGAAACACCGCCGCGGTTCATGATGAAGTCCGGCAGGGTGTGCTGGGTGCTGATATCAACGGGCTTGGGGTAGGCCGCAGTGTGACAGAAAGACTGCATGACCAGGTCGGCGGAGAAGCCGAGGCAGGCCAGGTCTTTCAGTTCGTCACGGGTCATGGGGCCAGTGGTGTCCTGGGAGCCCACAGTGGTCATTTTCGGTTCGCAATAGGTGCCCGGACGGATACCTTCAACGCCACAGGCTTTACCAACCATTTTCTGCGCCAGGGTATAACCCTTGCCGGTATCGACGGGCTGCTCAGGCTTGCGGAACAGCTCGGAAGGTGCCAGGCCCAGGGATTCACGGGCTTTGCCGGTAAGGCCGCGACCGATGATCAGGTTGATACGACCGCCAGCCTGAACTTCGTCCAACAGTACTTCGGACTTCAGTTCGAATTCGGACAGGACTTTGCCATCTTCGGCCAGGATCTTGCCGTCGTAGGGGCGGATCTCGATAACGTCGCCCATGCCCAGTTCGTCAACGGGGGCTTCGAATACCAGCGCGCCAGCATCTTCCATGGTGTTGTAGAAGATCGGGGCGACTTTACCGCCGATACAAATACCACCGCCTTTTTTGTTCGGCACGCCCGGCATTTCTTCACCGAAGTACCACAGCACAGAGTTGGTGGCGGACTTACGGGAAGAACCGGTACCCACTACGTCGCCAACGAAAGCAACGGGCAGGCCCTTGGCTTTCACTTCTTCAATCTGCTTCAGCGGGCCGGTAACGCCGGCTTCTTCAGGCTCCAGGCCGTCGCGCTTCATTTTGTACATGGCCAGCGCGTGCAGGGGGATATCCGGGCGGGACCAGGCATCGGGAGCAGGAGACAGGTCATCGGTGTTGGTTTCGCCGGTCACCTTGAATACGGCAACCTTGATGCTCTCGGGCACTTTGTTGCGCTTGGTGAACCACTCGGCATCGGCCCAGGATTGCAGTACGGCTTTGGCGTGTTCGTTGCCGGCTTTGGCTTTCTCTTCCACATCGTGGAAGGCGTCGAACATCAGTAGGGTGCCTTTTAGCTGCTCTGCGGCCAGCTCGGCCAGATCTTTGTCGTCCAGCAGTTCTACCAGGGTAGCGATGTTATAGCCGCCAAGCATTTGGCCCAGTAGTTCTACAGCGTGTTTGCGGTCGATCAGCGGGGACTCCGCTTCACCCTTGATAATGGCGGACAGGAAGCCGGCTTTTACGTAAGCGGCTTCGTCAACACCGGGGGGTACACGGTGGGTGAGCAGGTCAACTAATTCCTGCTCTTCGCCTTTTGGCGGATTTTTCAGCAGCTCAACCAAGCCAGCTACTTGCTCAGCGTCGAGCGGCTTCGGTGGGATGCCCTGTTCGGCGCGTTCTGCGACGTGATTACGATAGGCTTCAAGCACGGATAAGTCCCTCTTGGTGTGTGGGGTGGCACCAACAGCGGGTGGAATTCCCGATCTTTGTACTGTTGTCGGGATTTTTTTTTCGAGGCCGCTGAAGGCGGGGTGGCGAATACTACAGCAAAGCCCTACAGCTGTTAAGTTTATCGAAAAATCAATAATTTAAGTGAATTTCGACTATTCGTAGGGCGAATTTTACTGCGCTCACAGCAGCTATCCCGCCTCTTTTCTTAGTGGCCGAAACAAAATAGTCTACGCGCAATTTTAATCCAGGCCCCCGGTGCCTGATCGGCTAAATCTGGTTAATTGATGTACAAAAAAGTCCGTACACCTTGTATCGGTGTCTGCTCAACAGGAATTGGCGATGATGTTTGCCGTGGCTGCAAGCGTTTTGCCCACGAGGTGATCGATTGGAATGCCTACTCCGAGGAGCAGCGCCGCATTATTGCCTCCCGGCGTGAAGGCTATTTAACCAATGCTGTGCGCAGTCAGCTGGAAATCATCGATGAATCCCTATTGCTTTCGCAGCTGCGCCATCAGCAGATTCGCTTTGATGATAGTCAGAGTGCCTATTGTTGGGTATTTGAGTTACTGCGGGCGGGTGCCAGCCAGATTGGCGACTTGGGTGCATTCGGGCTGCGGCCGACCGCACAGGCCAAGGGGGTGAGCCTGGTGGAAGTTCGCCGGCGCATTGATGAGGATTTCTACGCTCTATCCGTAGCTTATTACCAGCGCTATATTGCCCCTGGTCTGCAAAAAGACTGACGGCTTTTCTTTATTTACCATTGCGTACCTCGGTCGGTATTTTCTTGGGGCAGCTTATCCCTTTAGAATTCATACTCCTTTTCCGGTAATGGAGAACCGGCTATCAGCTCAACTCAAAAAAAATCTCGCCGAGCATTGCTCGTGGTCAACCCGAAAAGTCGAAATGGCGCCGAGGCAGATATCGACAGCGGCATAGAACGTTTGCGCGCTGACGGAGTAGAAGTGGAAGTCCTGCACTCTGAGGGCCCACAGAAAACTGAAGATGCGATCCGACAGCGGCATAAGGCTCTGGACTTTGTGATCGTCGGCGGCGGCGATGGCACTATCAGCTCCACTGCCAGGGTATTGAAAGAGTGTCAGTTGCCTCTAGCTATTTTGCCGTTGGGGACTGCGAATGATCTGGCCCGCTCACTGGGCATCGAGGAGCTGGATCAGGCCTTTGATGTCATTATCGAGAACCACCGCCAGCCAATTGACCTCGGTGTTGTCAATGGCCACTACTTTTTCAATGTGGCCAATATGGGGCTTGGGGTAAAAGTAACAGAGGCACAAGACTCCGAAATAAAAAAACGTTGGGGGGTGCTGAGTTACCTGAGGGCTTTCTTTGTTGCCCTGAGGCGGGCGCAAAAGTTCCGGGTCAAGTTGGCGCTGGATGATGAGCGCTATCGAATGGGGTCCATCCAATTGGCGGTGGGAAATGGCCGTTACTATGGCGGTGGAAACCTGGTGGCCGAAGAGGCGCGCATCAATGATGCCAGGCTCGACCTGTACTGTCTGCGTCCACGCGGCCTGATGGAGCTACTGGGTATGGCGCTGTTGGTGCGTGGTGGCAAACACCACTTGGCCAAGAGAATCTTTAACGCCAGTGCCCAGCATATAGAAGTGGAAACCAAGCCGCGCCTGGAGATCCACGCAGATGGAGAGCCGGTTACCAATACTCCGGCCACGTTCTCGGTTATTCCCAAGGCGCTAGAGGTGCTGGTGCCACGTAATTCTGAAGAACTCCTCAGTGAAAAAGAGAGAGGGCAATGACACTCATTCGCACAGAAACCCAAGCCGCATTGAATGACCTGTTTATGGCGCTTACCCGCAGCGAGGATGACTACCGAGCTGCGGCCGAACAACTCGAAGATCAGGCTGCAGCTGATTTTCTGTGCGCTATCGCTTCCAAGCGGCAGTCGCTTGCGCAGCGTGTGGAGCGAGCGATTCGCGCAGAGGGCGGCTTGCCCTCGGAACCGGATCCTGACCTGAAAGCGGGTGAGCAGCTTCTGCAGATGCTTGGGCCATTGATGGCCGACGACAAGACCAGGGAAGTCTTTCAGCAGCGTCTCGATGCCGACCGCGAGCTACTGGACTATATGGAGTGCGAGGATTTGAGCGCCCTGGAGGGATCTCATGGCGAGCTCAAGAGTGAGTGTCGCCATCACCTCGAAGAATCTCTGACCTGGCTCGAAAAGCGCCTACAGTGATCCTCGCCGGCTGATCACCCTCAGCGCTGCTGCCGCAGAAATACCCGCAGGGCTGGCAGGAAAGGCTCATTGGCGATGGCCAGATCCCGCCTCTGCCGGCGCCGGCTTGCACTGGGTTGATGGTCGATCCGGGTAAATTCCGGTAGCTGCCCGGCCTCGTTGGCGGCCACCAGTACCGGCATGGAGGAATAGCCCACCTGACGGTATTGGTCTTCCTCGCCTGTTCCCTGCGCAAAAAATATTTCCGCGACCTGCAGATTGGGGCGGCTCTGTACCTGTACCTGGCGCAAATCATCCTGCTGGCTTTTGTGCAAGCCGGCGAGCAGTTGCCGTTGGTACTGAATACCGGGGTCCGCGCCGGTCGGGTCCATCTGGACCAGCTTTTTCTCACACCATTGCGTCGTTACTTTACGAATAGACTTGCGCGCTTTTATCCAGGAGAGGGTGATGGCGTCGGGATGCTCATCACAGAGTAAAACCAGGCGGTAGCACTGACGCAGGTGCGCGCGTGGATAGCCAGCCTGAGCCAATACCTCGCGTACGTTGCGGTCTCGCTCTGCCATTGGCCGCTCAACCAGGGCTGCACGGTATTCGGCGATGGCATTGGCGAAGGCCTCCTTGGCGCTGTTGAGCTGTTTGGCCAGGGACAGAGTCTTTTGCGGGACTGCCAGTAAACCGGGAATTTGTAGGGTTACGCGGGCATCGCCACCGGTACCCAGAGGTTCGGCGTAATCCAGTTGGGTATAGAGGGCACCCGCGAGGGAGTAGGGGCGCTCAAAGCTTTCCTGCAAGGACTGGGCAGCTTCCAAGGCAAAAGGTGGCTGCAGCAGGTAGTGCTGCCAGGGCTTACCGGCAGTCTGTAGCTGTTCAAGAGCGTCGCGCAACTCTGCGGCGCTGCTGTGGACCTGTTCCAGCAGGGGGGGGATGCTGAGTGCCAATGCCCGATGGTCTCTCATTGCCGAGTTCCACTGTCTAAAAGATTGGTATTTTAATGCACTTAATAAGCCGTTAACAAATTCCTATTTAAACAGTTTAATCCTGAGGGCCCTGCTTGGCAGGGTTGAGTTGGTTAGTGGTGGCATGAGGCAGGGTGATAGTGCTCGGTGGGTCACATCTAGGGCTTAAGTGGTTGATTATGCTTCGGGACCTGCCTTTCCGCTGTTGTGTCGCTATAATCCCGCGCCAAATGATTGATACCAGATGAATACCGATCCCATGAGTGCTCTAGTTCCCGATTTGTCCGCGATTCATGAATTCCTGTTGTGCGCCACCCCGGATGCCTGGATTGAGGCGGCACTAGCCGAGCCAGAGATGATGCTGGTGGATCACGCCAACTGTGAGAAAAAAGCGGCGGGTACGGCACTCAACCTGATGTTCCGCTATTTGGGGGATTTTGAGCTGCTGCACAAGATGTCGCGTCTGGCCCGCGAGGAGCTACGCCACTTTGAGCAGGTGTTGGCAATTATGGAAAAGCGCGGCATTGCCTATCCCCACGTCAGTGCCTCCCGCTACGCCGCTGGGCTGCGTGCAGAGGTGCGCTCCGCGGAGCCTGGGCGCCTCGTGGATACCCTGATTTGTGGGGCCATCATTGAGGCGCGCTCCTGTGAGCGTTTTGCTCGTATTGCGCCACACCTGGACGAAGAGCTGCAGAAATTTTATCTCTCACTTCTGAAGTCAGAAGCCCGCCACTTCCGCGATTATCTGCACCTTGCACAAAAAGCTGCCAATGAGGATATAGAGCCTCGGGTGCAGGCTTTATTACAGCTCGAGAAGGAGCTTGTGCTGAGTGGCGATGGCGAGTTTCGTTTTCACAGCGGCGTACCTGGCAAAGTTTAAGGTGCGCTTTATATAGCCCAGCTTCAGCTCTGGTCCAGGCTGGCCAGTAAGCGGTTAAAGTCCTGCAGATCCCTGTCGCTCCCGTAGTCCACAGAGAACTTATTGTGAAAAAATACGGTGAGCTTCACTTTGTCTGAGTTGATGAAGACGGTATAGCCGTCAAAGTCGGTGCTTACTGTCAGCCCTTGGTAATGCCAGCCATCGGCTTCCTTTTGTCCCTCTCGGGTGGCCCGATCAAATACCCGCAAGGCCTGTTTGACGTCAATTTTGCTCTCCTCTTCCATACTGACCTCCCCGCGCCGCTAGACTTGTTGTTTCGATGTCGGAAATTCCTTTCCCTTACTGTATGGAATATTACACAGCATGGATAGTAGCGGCTATCAGCAGCCGGTGGTGGATACCCGCCTGTTTGACATCCTGGCTTATTTGGGACTTTGTCCTTTTGTTATCGGATTGTTGCTACAGATAACCGAGGTCTCCTTGTTGGGCATTGATGCCCGCTTATTTTTTACCGCTTACAGTGCGGTGATACTCAGTTTTTTATGTGGTGTCTGGTGGGGTGGGGCACTTAATCGCCCCGGTCATCCGCACCGAATGGCGCTGGTGTTTCTCAGTAATCTGATCGCATTGGCCGGCTGGGTTGGGTTGCTTTTGTATCAAAGCCCTTGGGGCTTGCCCATCCTCGCAATTGGTTTCGCATTTGTGGCTTGGATGGAGGCCCGTTTGAATCCAAATTTGCCGGGCCGGGAGCAATACTTTCGCACGCGCAGTATCGTTACCTATCTTGTGATCGCTTGTCACCTCGGCATGATGCTGCTGTCTTAACGCCTTCGGTGGCGGTTTCTTAGTCTTATTGAAAGCTAGACTTTTACCTGAAAACCGACAAGGAAATGCCAGGAATGGAGCCGATTACCCACTCAGCACAAGACCAATTGTTCTTTGACGCCAGGACACATAGTTACTGG encodes:
- the acnB gene encoding bifunctional aconitate hydratase 2/2-methylisocitrate dehydratase, which translates into the protein MLEAYRNHVAERAEQGIPPKPLDAEQVAGLVELLKNPPKGEEQELVDLLTHRVPPGVDEAAYVKAGFLSAIIKGEAESPLIDRKHAVELLGQMLGGYNIATLVELLDDKDLAELAAEQLKGTLLMFDAFHDVEEKAKAGNEHAKAVLQSWADAEWFTKRNKVPESIKVAVFKVTGETNTDDLSPAPDAWSRPDIPLHALAMYKMKRDGLEPEEAGVTGPLKQIEEVKAKGLPVAFVGDVVGTGSSRKSATNSVLWYFGEEMPGVPNKKGGGICIGGKVAPIFYNTMEDAGALVFEAPVDELGMGDVIEIRPYDGKILAEDGKVLSEFELKSEVLLDEVQAGGRINLIIGRGLTGKARESLGLAPSELFRKPEQPVDTGKGYTLAQKMVGKACGVEGIRPGTYCEPKMTTVGSQDTTGPMTRDELKDLACLGFSADLVMQSFCHTAAYPKPVDISTQHTLPDFIMNRGGVSLRPADGIIHSWLNRMLLPDTVGTGGDSHTRFPMGISFPAGSGLVAFAAATGVMPLDMPESVLVRFKGEMQPGITLRDLVHAIPLYAIKQGLLTVEKKGKKNIFSGRILEIEGLENLTVEQAFELSDASAERSAAGCTIKLSEETMAEYLRSNITLLRWMIAEGYGSKRTLERRARAMEEWLANPKLMEADADAEYLEVIEIDLADIKEPIVCAPNDPDDARLLSDVAGDKVDEVFIGSCMTNIGHFRAAGKLLQGHKGGISTRMWIAPPTKMDEHQLMEEGYYNIYGAAGARTEMPGCSLCMGNQARVAPNSTVLSTSTRNFPNRLGDGANVYLTSAELASVGAILGKLPTPAEYQEYAKNLDSMSSEIYRYLNFDQIEDFQKSAEEGKRIAATEIQEVTV
- a CDS encoding DUF1289 domain-containing protein, which codes for MYKKVRTPCIGVCSTGIGDDVCRGCKRFAHEVIDWNAYSEEQRRIIASRREGYLTNAVRSQLEIIDESLLLSQLRHQQIRFDDSQSAYCWVFELLRAGASQIGDLGAFGLRPTAQAKGVSLVEVRRRIDEDFYALSVAYYQRYIAPGLQKD
- a CDS encoding lipid kinase; the encoded protein is MSSTQKKSRRALLVVNPKSRNGAEADIDSGIERLRADGVEVEVLHSEGPQKTEDAIRQRHKALDFVIVGGGDGTISSTARVLKECQLPLAILPLGTANDLARSLGIEELDQAFDVIIENHRQPIDLGVVNGHYFFNVANMGLGVKVTEAQDSEIKKRWGVLSYLRAFFVALRRAQKFRVKLALDDERYRMGSIQLAVGNGRYYGGGNLVAEEARINDARLDLYCLRPRGLMELLGMALLVRGGKHHLAKRIFNASAQHIEVETKPRLEIHADGEPVTNTPATFSVIPKALEVLVPRNSEELLSEKERGQ
- a CDS encoding tRNA-(ms[2]io[6]A)-hydroxylase → MNTDPMSALVPDLSAIHEFLLCATPDAWIEAALAEPEMMLVDHANCEKKAAGTALNLMFRYLGDFELLHKMSRLAREELRHFEQVLAIMEKRGIAYPHVSASRYAAGLRAEVRSAEPGRLVDTLICGAIIEARSCERFARIAPHLDEELQKFYLSLLKSEARHFRDYLHLAQKAANEDIEPRVQALLQLEKELVLSGDGEFRFHSGVPGKV
- a CDS encoding DUF3081 family protein codes for the protein MEEESKIDVKQALRVFDRATREGQKEADGWHYQGLTVSTDFDGYTVFINSDKVKLTVFFHNKFSVDYGSDRDLQDFNRLLASLDQS
- a CDS encoding DUF3429 domain-containing protein, coding for MDSSGYQQPVVDTRLFDILAYLGLCPFVIGLLLQITEVSLLGIDARLFFTAYSAVILSFLCGVWWGGALNRPGHPHRMALVFLSNLIALAGWVGLLLYQSPWGLPILAIGFAFVAWMEARLNPNLPGREQYFRTRSIVTYLVIACHLGMMLLS